DNA from Aphis gossypii isolate Hap1 chromosome 3, ASM2018417v2, whole genome shotgun sequence:
AGGCGAACAGGAAGAGCAGTGAACATAGTTTTCGagtaatatgtttttggtAGGTGTACATTTTGATTTCGAGGAACATGCCGGCAATGATTGTTGGTTGTGTTATTGtggacaaaaatattatacaagtgtaAAAAAAGGTCTTTTTGGTCAGAGGGGGAATGTAGACATGAAAACTACGGATTTTCTTCGTGGATATTTGGactgtattttaatgtttaattcgTAACAACATTGCGCGATCGGCGGACGGTAACAACaaccatattataacatttcagACTACAGACTAacagtaatacaaatataaatcattaaaatcgcTACGATCGACGATATCTTATCTTAATTCCAATGGTACTGATAAGTGATCATCATTCGACCCAACGgagcacaataatatacatagagaCGCTACTACATACCGCCCGCCTTGaaacattttcaacaaacaaacaaaaacaattattatataagtaggcGAATGccgaaacattttataataacatagagattaagcaaataataaatttagtatgtgattaaataattatcaaataaataaatacatgactattgtaaatacaaaaaggattatataaataaaataatttcacaaatttagtgtttATACTCTATATGACacgatattgtatattaatataaaataaattgactatTTGTAAGTATTTCCCTCAAAGGGGAGGGGACACAGTTTTCGAACCGCTCGTGTGATTTAACCTTTTTCCAGTCTGACTTCAGCTGACCTAATGACTTTATCAGAACCTCGTTGAACGCTTGTCACTCGACCAAGTTTCCATTGCAAGGGAGAGAGATTTTCATCTCGAACCAACACGACAGTATCAATGTCTAGTTTAGGGCCTTTCTCGACTGCCCACCTTTTTCTCTCCTGAAGTTGGTTTAGATATTCACGACTccattttttccaaattaattGGGAATAATGACTCAATCTACGCCATCGAGTCAATCTATTTGTGTTGATATCAGATATATCAGGTTCTGGAATTGCTAACAGAGAGTCACCTATTAGGAAATGACCAGGTGTCAATACAGACAAGTCATTGGGATCAGTGGAAACAGGAGTTAATGGACGAGAGTTTAGACAGGCCTCCGCGCGAGTGAGTACAGTATACAGCTCTTCATACGTCAAGTGAACATTGCCTAATGTTTTTTGTACTAAGTTTTTCATTGATTTAACAGCGACCTCCCACAACCCGCCAAAATGCGGGGAGAGTGGAGGTATACATTTCCATAGAACTTCGTTTTCCATCAACACTTCTTCCACTTTCTTCTTATGCTGTTCTGTCTGGAATAAATCGTACCactcttttaatttatgactTGCGCCGACAAAATTTGTCGCGTTATCggagtatataattatactttttccaCGTCTATCGAAATATCGATTAAGGGCGCTAATAAATGCTTGCGTTGATAAATCTCCGACTAATTCTATATGTACTGCCTTGGTcgtaaaacatacaaaaatacatatatatcctTTTAGTAACGGAGCTTTACGGCGTAAAGaagatttaactaaaaatggtCCAGCAAAATCGACTCCGCATTTTAAAAACGGACGTGCTGGTTCGACGCGATCGGAAGGTAATTGACCCATAATTGGTTGTATTACGACCGGTTTATATCGGAAACATTTTACGCACTGGTGTACAGTACTGCGGGCTATATTGCGACCGTTTAGTGGCCAATATATCAAACGTATCGCAGATAAGGTCGCTTGTGGTCCTCCGTGCATACAGCGTTCATGCTCGTATTTGAACAATAGACGAGTAAAATGATTATCGGCCGGTAACACGATCGGGTGCCGCTGGGAAATGTTTATAGATACTGCGTTTTTCAAACGTCCTCCCACTCTTATTAAACCATCATCGTCTATAAATGGACACAATCGGAATAATTTACTAGTtgtcttaacattttttaaatgcattaaatctTGTATTTCACTATAAAATTCTTTCTtttgaatgatttttattattgtgatacgGGCGTGTTTAATTTCTTCGTTGCTAATTGAACCGATTAGCCTTGACTCTTTgtgtaataaattgtgtttataacgtAAACAATATGCCATTACGCGGAACAACCTGTTTGTCGAcgaatacttatttaatagtgATGATAAAGGAGTCTCATTGTGTGAATTAGTACATACATTAGAAATCGTAACTTCACGTTCAGGTATTACTAGATTCGACGTATTTTCATTGTTAGGTCGTATTATTTCGTCTTTAATTAGCCACTCGGGACCAAACCACCATAATGACATTTGACTTAATTTTGATGGACAGCAACCGCGTGAAATGATATCAGCTGGATTCTCTTTGGTATTAACATGTGACCAATTTGTGATGGACGTTCGTTCTTGAATTTCTCCGACCCGGTGAGCGACGAACGTTGTCCATTTGAAGGGCTCCGTGCAACAACGAGACAAGTCCACTTTTTTACAAAAGTCACTTTTTGATGTTATCatatacagattttttttctttacaattGTGTGCAACAACAAGACATGTCCAATGATTATCTACGGAGTTATTGAGTAAATGGACTTGTCTGGCTTAAGATATTATGAGCAAGAACCAGATAAGTCCGGACTTGTCTGGTTTTTGCGCAGAACTGTTGGCTACActgaaaaatagtatatagttaGTAGATAGTAGTCATATTTTCCCTCGTATTTTCCTCctcatttcatttataataattattattattaatacaaattacctactttataacacagaatagattaaatttaatctattctatgttataatattaattgttagtaTTTGGAATTTTGTTTCTATTTCTAGTCGTAAATAATAAGACTGTtcatgtattgtttttacttttatttagttGCTGTAACGGGCacagtgttatttattttctatatagttatattatttttcaaaatgaactGTGATAATATAGCAAAACAACTTGAatatgatgaatatttttctgacTCATCATTTGATGACGACATTCAAGATCCagattacataattattgaaaatgacgAACTCGGAGGCATACTGGCTTTTGATTCTGATCCAGAtgataattttgaactacTTCCAACGACACCCTCAGGatcagttaatattatatcagaatCCAGTGAAGATGAACAACCTACATCTATTCGTAATGGTaagaaaagaataaataataaatcaaattggaaacgtaatattacaaaaaagagTAGGTCTGATGGTATTGAACATAATTCTTTGCGTGACAAAATTGTTCCACCTAGAACTACAGGCCCTGactgttattgtaataaagaATGTTTCACTAATGTATCGGATGACCAAAAAACCAACTTACttgtaacatttaataatataggtgatAAGAATAAACAAGATACATATTTGGCTGGATTAATTAGAGTCAACCCTGTTATTCGTCAAAGGAAAAGAGATGGTAGTCGATCAAGTAAAACGTGTtctgtaaaatatagataaaaattgtttagaaaTTATCCAAGTTTGCAAGAAGGCGTTTTTGTTCTCTTTTAGGAGTTGGAAAATCTAGAGTAGAaagaattataaacaatttgaagAATAATGTTCCCAGCCCAGTGGATAAACGTGGTAAGCATCATAGTCGaccaaataaaatacctgACAATATATGTTTCCAATTAGATacgtttattaattcatttccTAAGAGACAATCTCATTACAGTAGATCTGACAACAATAATGTAAGATATATGTCTCCTGAACTTTCAGTTGCCAAATTATACAGAAtgtatttggaaaaatatgaACCTGAtgtatatgcatttttaaacagTGAAAATGGTGAACAAGTTAAACCTAAATTGAAATACAACTATTTtgctaattatttcaatagaaaTTTCAACATATCATTTGCCACTCCCAGATCTGACACTTGTCAAACCTgtgataatttgaaaaaatttattgacaGTGAAAACAATGAAGAAGAAAAAGCTAATTTTGAAgtagaaaaacaaattcatttGCGAAAAGCAGAAGTATTTTacacttatttaaaacaattatcagCTGAAGCCAAACAAAATGATTCAATTGATGTTTTAAGCTTTGATTTTCAACAGAATATGCCACTCCCACACATCCCATCAGGAGATGTCTTTTATAAAAGGCAACTTTGGTCATATAACTTTTGTATACATTCGGCAGGTACAGGCAAATctcatttttatatgtacaatGAATCATCAGCTAAAAAAGGACAGAATGAAGTGATAAGTTTTTTACATCactatttcaaaaacatactAAGTCcaagaataaaaacattatatttattttctgataACTGCAGTGcacagaataaaaataaaacactatttCAATACCTATCTGCTGTGGTCAACACTCCAACTTTTTCTATCAAATCAATTATTCACAGATATCCTGAGCCCGGCCATAGTTTTCTGCCCTGTGATAGGTGCTTTGGGCATATTGAAAAAGTACGTCGAAAAGTAGAAAGGGTATTTTTACCAgatgaatatgaaaaaatggtttcagaaacaaataaaaaatttaaagttgttCATGTTGATCAAAgtatgatttttgattttaatagttatctaTCTCCATTAgctaaaaaagttataaccaACAAAGAGaaagtaaaatttactattatggCTTACCGATATGTTGAATATACAAACGAAGGTATTTTTTGTAGTACATCTGGAAATTCTACTGCTAAAgaaaagtacattttaaataaaactggcGACGAACTaactataaatgaaaatggACTATTAAGATTGTACAATGAACCTATTAAACTGAAACTGTCCAAATTCAATGATGTTACACAGTTAGCAAGCAAATATGTGCCCCAAGAATACCAATGGTTTTATATTGGACTTACTGCTGCTGAAGAAAGTAATACCAATAATAGTGATGGCTCTGactatgaaaattaaacacaacacaaagttaatcatatttttaaagttttttcttACCTTacctaactaaataaaatttcataaatatcattaattttcactttttatattttgacaaaattttttatacttttttttattttcatttttattagccTCGTGTtgaacaatattgtatacttataatgcaataattttttagtaaatattaataaaatttgttaatattatgtttttattattactaagagttgaaatattatgtttttgttttttatatgtcATATTGTTACTAGGAaaagtaaaatactattttaaatattataatatgtatttcattttattgtttattgttaaatttattatgttattgattttgatttttaagattaatgtTTCTAGgtgatttctattttattttttatttcttgttaaaatagtaatataaatattattaaaaaagtgtttgttattatttaatactcttcttaaagtaaattaaaaagatatatgtacttaataaaatataactaataaaacatgtaataccatatttcaaaaaataattgatgaattatagattatatattatacatatttgattaaataatagaaaaataaattattatatagtttttaaaaacaaaaaaaaattattattagtttttgaaaaaccttatagcataatatatgttattataatatgcttacgAGTAATAACCAGGTAAGTCCatgtgttttatttcaatactttttttatcacaatgtcatttgtttattttattgattagtattataattatttataaaagtggcAATAAAGCGTttttactatagtttataataaataagtaaatttgtttacagtaaaataaaaaacacaataaattttcaaaaaaatgtttacaagtaATGAGCAAAAAAC
Protein-coding regions in this window:
- the LOC126551046 gene encoding uncharacterized protein LOC126551046, translating into MITSKSDFCKKVDLSRCCTEPFKWTTFVAHRVGEIQERTSITNWSHVNTKENPADIISRGCCPSKLSQMSLWWFGPEWLIKDEIIRPNNENTSNLVIPEREVTISNVCTNSHNETPLSSLLNKYSSTNRLFRVMAYCLRYKHNLLHKESRLIGSISNEEIKHARITIIKIIQKKEFYSEIQDLMHLKNVKTTSKLFRLCPFIDDDGLIRVGGRLKNAVSINISQRHPIVLPADNHFTRLLFKYEHERCMHGGPQATLSAIRLIYWPLNGRNIARSTVHQCVKCFRYKPVVIQPIMGQLPSDRVEPARPFLKCGVDFAGPFLVKSSLRRKAPLLKGYICIFVCFTTKAVHIELVGDLSTQAFISALNRYFDRRGKSIIIYSDNATNFVGASHKLKEWYDLFQTEQHKKKVEEVLMENEVLWKCIPPLSPHFGGLWEVAVKSMKNLVQKTLGNVHLTYEELYTVLTRAEACLNSRPLTPVSTDPNDLSVLTPGHFLIGDSLLAIPEPDISDINTNRLTRWRRLSHYSQLIWKKWSREYLNQLQERKRWAVEKGPKLDIDTVVLVRDENLSPLQWKLGRVTSVQRGSDKVIRSAEVRLEKG
- the LOC126551047 gene encoding uncharacterized protein LOC126551047 translates to MYCFYFYLVAVTGTVLFIFYIVILFFKMNCDNIAKQLEYDEYFSDSSFDDDIQDPDYIIIENDELGGILAFDSDPDDNFELLPTTPSGSVNIISESSEDEQPTSIRNGDKNKQDTYLAGLIRVNPVIRQRKRDGSRSSKTCSVKYR